In a genomic window of Leifsonia xyli subsp. cynodontis DSM 46306:
- a CDS encoding trimeric intracellular cation channel family protein, with translation MTTDALSIPLWGDLVAVGVGSLQGAMFASGFRDRRIDLLGVAIIGVATGIGGGLLRDLLLNVNPVALQSNWYLIATVVSALAGMLLVRLFRRLDPVITFLDALTIGLFGAIGATKALSLGLPKVPAAFVGVVSAVGGSILRDVLLNLPIALMHVGSLYAVAAGAGTVVLVVLVDLAVPPSIAALVCVVVTLVIRLLAVRFGWSLPEQRELGRIQPPRWMAFGRRPSAQRTLDRTDTGAIPRYRIEKPDHLAD, from the coding sequence GTGACAACCGACGCCCTTTCGATCCCGCTCTGGGGCGATTTGGTGGCCGTCGGCGTCGGCAGCCTGCAGGGCGCGATGTTCGCCTCCGGCTTCCGCGATCGCCGCATCGACCTGCTCGGCGTGGCCATCATCGGCGTTGCGACCGGTATCGGCGGCGGTCTGCTGCGCGATCTGCTGCTGAACGTGAATCCGGTGGCCCTCCAGTCGAACTGGTACCTGATCGCCACTGTCGTCTCGGCGTTGGCCGGGATGCTGCTGGTTCGGCTCTTCCGCCGCCTCGATCCGGTCATCACCTTCCTCGACGCGCTCACCATCGGCCTCTTCGGCGCAATCGGCGCGACGAAGGCGCTCTCGCTCGGGCTGCCGAAGGTGCCGGCTGCGTTCGTCGGCGTGGTCTCGGCGGTCGGCGGCAGCATCCTGCGCGATGTGCTGCTGAACCTCCCGATCGCTCTCATGCACGTCGGATCACTCTACGCGGTCGCGGCCGGCGCCGGCACGGTGGTGCTCGTCGTGCTGGTCGACCTGGCGGTGCCGCCGAGTATCGCCGCGCTCGTGTGCGTCGTCGTGACCCTCGTCATCCGGCTGCTGGCTGTGAGATTCGGCTGGAGTCTGCCCGAACAGCGCGAACTTGGCCGAATCCAGCCGCCGCGGTGGATGGCCTTCGGCCGCCGCCCGAGCGCCCAGCGCACCCTCGACCGGACCGACACCGGCGCTATCCCCCGCTACCGCATCGAGAAGCCTGACCACCTCGCAGACTGA
- the leuA gene encoding 2-isopropylmalate synthase, which produces MKNTQAPSAMPIHKYRPFHEQIAVDLPDRTWPAKRIAVAPRWCAVDLRDGNQALIDPMSPERKRIMFDLLVRMGYKEIEVGFPSASQTDFDFVHSLIEEGAIPDDVTIQVLTQAREHLIKRTYDSLVGAKRAIVHLYNSTSVLQREVVFRSDRQGIVDIALTGARLCRRFESLVPGTEIYYEYSPESYTGTELEFAADICNQVLEIFEPTPERKVIINLPATVEMATPNVYADSIEWMSRHLNHRENVILSLHPHNDRGTAVAAAELGYLAGADRIEGCLFGNGERTGNVDLVTLGVNLFTQGIDPQIDLSDIDHIKRTVEHCNQLPVGERSPWGGDLVFTAFSGSHQDAIKKGFEAMAAQAEREGVDVDDLVWAVPYLPIDPKDLGRSYEAVIRVNSQSGKGGVAYLLKNDHALDLPRKLQIEFSGVVQAKTDAEGGEVTSNEIWAIFQDEYLPAPETEPDAKWGRFELGSTSTTNENGDHVTLAVTLRDGETVSKATGEGNGPIAAFFDILNARGINVHLYDYSQHALSASESATAAAYVEVNVDGHRLWGVGIDADTTTASFKAVISAVNRSVRAASSCAPAELVGA; this is translated from the coding sequence ATGAAGAACACCCAGGCGCCCAGCGCCATGCCAATCCACAAATACCGGCCCTTCCACGAGCAGATCGCCGTCGACCTGCCGGACCGCACCTGGCCTGCGAAGCGCATCGCTGTCGCCCCGCGCTGGTGCGCCGTCGATCTGCGCGACGGGAACCAGGCGCTCATCGACCCGATGAGCCCCGAGCGCAAACGCATCATGTTCGATCTGCTGGTGCGGATGGGCTACAAAGAGATCGAGGTCGGCTTCCCCTCGGCCAGCCAGACCGACTTCGACTTCGTCCACAGCCTCATCGAGGAGGGCGCGATCCCGGACGACGTCACCATCCAGGTGCTGACCCAGGCCCGCGAGCACCTCATCAAGCGCACGTACGACTCGCTCGTCGGCGCCAAGCGGGCCATCGTTCACCTGTACAACTCCACGAGCGTCCTGCAGCGGGAGGTGGTGTTCCGCTCCGACCGGCAGGGCATCGTCGACATCGCGCTGACCGGCGCGCGGCTGTGCCGCCGATTCGAGTCGCTCGTCCCCGGCACGGAGATCTACTACGAGTACTCTCCGGAGAGCTACACCGGCACCGAGCTGGAGTTCGCCGCCGACATCTGCAATCAGGTGCTGGAGATCTTCGAGCCCACGCCCGAGCGCAAAGTCATCATCAATCTGCCGGCCACCGTCGAAATGGCCACGCCGAACGTCTACGCCGACTCGATCGAGTGGATGTCGCGCCACCTGAACCACCGCGAGAACGTCATCCTCTCGCTGCACCCGCACAACGACCGCGGCACCGCCGTCGCCGCCGCCGAACTCGGCTATCTGGCCGGCGCGGACCGGATCGAGGGCTGCCTGTTCGGCAACGGCGAGCGCACCGGCAACGTCGATTTGGTCACACTGGGCGTCAACCTGTTCACGCAGGGCATCGACCCGCAGATCGACCTCAGCGACATCGACCACATCAAGCGCACCGTCGAGCACTGCAACCAGCTGCCCGTCGGGGAGCGCAGCCCCTGGGGCGGCGATCTGGTCTTCACCGCCTTCAGCGGCTCCCACCAGGACGCGATCAAGAAGGGCTTCGAGGCGATGGCCGCCCAGGCCGAGCGGGAGGGTGTGGACGTGGACGACCTGGTCTGGGCCGTCCCCTACCTGCCGATCGACCCCAAGGACCTCGGCCGGAGCTACGAAGCCGTCATCCGGGTGAACTCGCAGTCCGGCAAGGGCGGCGTCGCCTACCTGCTGAAGAACGACCACGCGCTCGACCTGCCCCGCAAACTGCAGATCGAGTTCTCCGGTGTCGTCCAGGCCAAGACCGACGCCGAGGGCGGCGAGGTGACCAGCAACGAGATCTGGGCGATCTTCCAGGACGAGTACCTGCCCGCGCCCGAGACCGAACCCGACGCCAAGTGGGGCCGTTTCGAACTCGGCAGCACGTCCACCACGAACGAGAACGGAGACCACGTCACTCTCGCCGTGACGCTCCGCGACGGCGAAACGGTGTCGAAGGCCACCGGCGAAGGCAACGGACCGATCGCGGCGTTCTTCGACATCCTGAACGCCCGCGGCATCAATGTGCATCTCTACGACTACTCGCAGCACGCACTCTCCGCGAGCGAGTCAGCGACCGCCGCCGCCTATGTCGAGGTGAATGTGGACGGCCATCGTCTCTGGGGCGTCGGCATCGACGCGGACACGACCACCGCGTCCTTCAAGGCCGTCATCTCGGCCGTGAACCGCTCTGTCCGCGCCGCCTCGTCCTGCGCCCCGGCTGAGCTCGTCGGAGCCTGA
- a CDS encoding bifunctional lysylphosphatidylglycerol flippase/synthetase MprF produces MSGTQRTTPPVPHPVEPEPAARFGSWLSRTARLVGTHPFTTGVTLLILFLALVTNPLHGPHRPLRLWLGTGADQLAAGHWWSPITAVLFTNDLSELVVALVLTVLLVGVSERLMGTWRTAVAFFATAVSGVLVGTGVQLIGSQTGEMWARNVHHLVVLDVFTALGGTIMAASAFAGTLWRRRIRVITLLIAIMYLLYSGLPSDLYRLLAVLSGLALGVLMYTKARTVGWARSSHHEVRVLFASALTISALGPVIGLLTASRYGLLSPIGLLFASDVPTAGSVLQHCQAFAVTKECVRDLTLTRINGLGPVLLSVLPLLLLLVAAVGLLRGRRFAVWLAVTVNTLLAVLSALYFGILPLASARPTVTPRYWEVTAILALSSLVPAAMALLLILFRRHFTVIPSARAVRRYALTVVLTGAGLVAFYVLAGWLQKDTSFTRPIDLGDLFDDVLERFIPVSFLRREPVQYLPTTPFATAVYHNIGTVFWLVAIIAAIPLMLGGGTGLRRVTDHSRVRALLERGGGDAISFMATWPGNSYWFDPVDGRAIAYRVVGRVALTTGGPFGGPPPHDEAIQRFARFCDDSGWIPVFYSVEADYQPLFDRLGWSTMTVAEETVIRPQQWETTGKKWQDVRTSINRAQRAGIRAEWTTFGALPLTAAVQLSDISEQWVAEKDLPEMGFTLGGLDELRDPAVRLMLAVDENGRIEGVTSWLPCYEEGRVIGWTLDFMRRRPGSINGVMEFLIAEAATQMKADGVEFMSLSAAPLAHTAGAASEGQSGMDLILSYLSTSLEPVYGFRSLLKFKQKFQPELHPLIMAYPDPVALPTIGVALVRAYLPGLSVRQAAALAVGRS; encoded by the coding sequence ATGAGCGGGACGCAGCGCACGACGCCGCCCGTCCCGCACCCGGTCGAACCCGAACCGGCGGCCCGCTTCGGCTCCTGGCTGTCGAGAACCGCACGCCTCGTCGGCACCCATCCTTTCACGACCGGTGTCACCCTTCTCATCCTCTTTCTCGCGCTCGTGACCAACCCGCTGCACGGCCCGCACCGGCCGCTGCGCCTCTGGCTCGGCACCGGTGCCGACCAGCTCGCGGCCGGGCACTGGTGGTCGCCGATCACCGCGGTGCTGTTCACGAACGACTTGTCCGAGCTGGTGGTTGCCCTGGTGCTCACCGTCCTGCTCGTCGGAGTGTCCGAGCGTCTGATGGGCACCTGGCGCACAGCCGTCGCCTTCTTCGCGACCGCCGTGTCCGGTGTCCTGGTGGGCACCGGTGTGCAGCTGATCGGCTCGCAGACCGGTGAGATGTGGGCACGGAACGTCCATCATCTCGTCGTGCTGGACGTGTTCACCGCCCTCGGCGGCACGATCATGGCCGCGAGCGCGTTCGCCGGCACACTCTGGCGCCGCCGAATCCGTGTGATCACTCTGCTGATCGCGATCATGTACCTGCTGTACTCGGGCTTGCCGTCCGACCTCTACCGGCTCCTCGCGGTGCTCAGCGGCCTCGCCCTCGGTGTGCTGATGTACACGAAAGCCCGCACTGTCGGCTGGGCACGCTCCTCGCACCACGAGGTCCGGGTGCTGTTCGCCTCCGCGCTGACCATCTCAGCGCTCGGGCCGGTGATCGGCCTGCTCACGGCGTCCCGCTACGGGCTGCTCTCGCCGATCGGCCTCCTGTTCGCCTCCGATGTGCCCACCGCGGGGAGCGTGCTGCAGCACTGCCAGGCCTTCGCCGTGACAAAGGAATGCGTGCGAGACCTCACCCTGACGCGCATCAACGGCCTCGGCCCGGTGCTGCTCTCCGTGCTCCCGTTGCTCCTGTTGCTCGTCGCGGCCGTCGGTCTGCTGCGCGGGCGCCGGTTCGCGGTGTGGCTCGCCGTGACCGTGAACACGCTTCTCGCCGTGCTCTCGGCCCTCTACTTCGGCATCCTGCCGCTCGCCAGCGCCCGCCCGACCGTGACGCCGCGGTATTGGGAGGTCACCGCCATCCTGGCGCTCTCCTCCCTGGTGCCGGCGGCAATGGCCCTCCTCCTGATCCTGTTCCGCCGTCATTTCACCGTGATTCCGTCGGCGCGAGCGGTGCGCCGCTACGCGCTCACGGTCGTCCTCACCGGGGCCGGGCTCGTGGCGTTCTACGTGTTGGCCGGCTGGCTGCAAAAAGACACCAGCTTCACCCGCCCGATCGACCTGGGCGACCTCTTCGACGATGTGCTGGAACGCTTCATCCCGGTCTCCTTCCTCCGTCGTGAGCCCGTTCAGTATCTGCCCACCACCCCGTTCGCGACGGCTGTCTACCACAACATCGGGACAGTGTTCTGGCTCGTAGCGATCATCGCCGCCATCCCGCTGATGCTCGGCGGGGGCACAGGGCTGCGCCGCGTCACCGATCATTCGCGGGTGCGTGCGCTGCTCGAGCGGGGCGGAGGCGACGCGATCTCGTTCATGGCGACCTGGCCCGGCAACAGCTACTGGTTCGACCCGGTCGACGGCCGGGCGATCGCCTATCGCGTGGTCGGCCGCGTGGCGCTGACTACTGGTGGGCCCTTCGGCGGGCCCCCGCCTCACGACGAGGCGATCCAACGGTTCGCGCGCTTCTGCGACGACAGCGGCTGGATACCGGTCTTCTACAGCGTGGAGGCGGACTACCAGCCGCTCTTCGACCGTCTCGGCTGGTCCACGATGACCGTCGCCGAGGAGACCGTCATCCGTCCACAGCAGTGGGAGACCACCGGCAAGAAATGGCAGGACGTGCGCACCTCCATCAATCGCGCCCAGCGGGCCGGCATCCGGGCGGAGTGGACGACCTTCGGCGCGCTGCCGCTCACGGCCGCCGTGCAACTCTCCGACATCTCCGAGCAGTGGGTGGCCGAGAAGGATCTGCCCGAGATGGGGTTCACGCTGGGCGGACTCGACGAACTGCGCGACCCCGCGGTCCGCCTCATGCTGGCCGTGGACGAGAACGGGCGCATCGAGGGCGTCACCTCCTGGCTCCCGTGCTACGAGGAGGGCCGGGTGATCGGCTGGACGCTGGACTTCATGCGCCGTCGCCCGGGCAGCATCAACGGCGTCATGGAGTTCCTGATCGCGGAGGCAGCCACACAAATGAAGGCCGACGGCGTGGAGTTCATGAGCCTGTCGGCGGCGCCGCTCGCGCACACAGCCGGCGCGGCGTCGGAGGGGCAGAGCGGCATGGACCTCATTCTGAGCTACCTCAGCACCTCCCTGGAACCCGTTTACGGCTTCCGGTCCCTGCTCAAGTTCAAGCAGAAGTTCCAGCCCGAGCTGCACCCGCTGATCATGGCGTATCCCGACCCGGTGGCCTTGCCCACCATCGGCGTCGCCCTCGTCCGCGCCTACCTGCCCGGCCTGTCCGTCCGGCAGGCGGCCGCGCTTGCGGTGGGGCGGAGCTGA
- a CDS encoding alpha/beta hydrolase has protein sequence MQHTDRRPQEKESALDGMMTLRIDKPPFLIAMDVIALVLALYLLIRPSGRSLLVSAAAAAVAGIAGGLLVWLIVLDLFSVGLTPVTTVWTTLGFAGVGLAIANLFRSRWWRKLIAAVSIPVFLAAAGAGVNVDFGAYRNLNEVLGVMPYGPLNLHAEYGETVTGTDWASTTQQTEARAKGEVGTVRIPATVSHFPARQAVVYLPPVALGPKPPALPVLFALSGQPGAPADMFTAGRIASFMDAYAAEHNGYAPIVVAPDQLGGPGRNPMCVDSHEFGNSATYLLTDVRNWIASHLRVSNDPAAWGVFGYSEGATCAVQFATGHPQLFGSALASSSELGPTLGDEAATIAQGFGGSRAAYKKAQPAAMMAAHTPYEKSTIVLAAGENDAKYTAFAKTLHEDAMRAGMHAELLISPGTAHDWKTVRYTLANGFPKITGQMGLTGIGTARTGGAG, from the coding sequence GTGCAGCATACTGATCGTCGCCCACAAGAGAAGGAGTCCGCCCTGGACGGGATGATGACGCTGAGGATCGACAAGCCGCCGTTTCTCATCGCGATGGATGTCATCGCTCTCGTGCTCGCACTGTATCTGCTCATCCGCCCCAGCGGGCGATCGCTCTTGGTGAGTGCCGCCGCGGCGGCGGTCGCCGGGATCGCCGGCGGGCTCCTGGTGTGGCTGATAGTACTCGACCTCTTCAGTGTCGGACTCACTCCCGTGACGACCGTGTGGACGACGCTGGGGTTCGCCGGGGTCGGGCTGGCGATCGCGAACCTGTTCCGTTCGCGGTGGTGGCGGAAACTGATCGCGGCGGTGAGCATCCCGGTTTTCCTCGCCGCCGCCGGCGCGGGCGTCAACGTCGATTTTGGGGCGTACCGCAATCTGAACGAGGTGCTCGGCGTCATGCCATACGGACCGTTGAACCTGCACGCCGAATACGGCGAGACGGTCACCGGGACCGACTGGGCGAGCACGACGCAGCAGACCGAAGCACGGGCGAAAGGCGAGGTCGGCACGGTCCGCATTCCGGCCACCGTGTCGCATTTCCCCGCACGCCAGGCTGTCGTCTACCTGCCCCCGGTTGCGCTGGGCCCGAAGCCACCGGCGCTGCCCGTTCTCTTCGCGCTCTCCGGCCAGCCGGGGGCGCCCGCCGACATGTTCACCGCCGGGCGGATCGCAAGCTTCATGGACGCCTACGCCGCAGAGCACAATGGGTACGCGCCGATCGTGGTCGCCCCTGATCAGCTCGGCGGTCCCGGCCGCAATCCGATGTGCGTCGACTCCCACGAGTTCGGCAATTCGGCCACCTACCTCCTGACCGATGTGAGGAACTGGATCGCCTCGCATCTGCGCGTCAGCAATGATCCCGCGGCTTGGGGCGTATTCGGGTACTCGGAGGGAGCGACCTGCGCCGTACAGTTCGCCACCGGGCATCCGCAGCTGTTCGGCTCCGCGCTCGCTTCCTCCAGCGAACTCGGCCCGACGCTCGGCGACGAGGCGGCGACCATCGCTCAAGGCTTCGGCGGGTCCCGTGCAGCTTACAAGAAGGCGCAGCCCGCGGCGATGATGGCGGCGCATACGCCCTATGAGAAGTCGACGATCGTGCTCGCTGCGGGGGAGAACGACGCCAAGTACACAGCGTTCGCCAAGACGCTGCATGAGGACGCGATGCGTGCCGGCATGCATGCCGAACTGCTGATTTCGCCGGGGACCGCCCACGACTGGAAAACGGTGAGGTACACCCTCGCCAACGGATTCCCGAAGATCACGGGGCAGATGGGGCTCACGGGGATCGGGACGGCGAGAACAGGGGGAGCGGGATGA
- a CDS encoding ABC transporter permease yields MLVVAAESWLQMIRDAAVKNPGLYDGVESVLTVTMLVFSALIGFSAIIAAVGVVNSLSLSVLHRRRELGLLRALGLSARQVRWMILAESVQLTVAAVLTGFLLGTLYGWIGAQSLLGTILGGGLFLPSLPWPFLSLMVFATALLAVGASIAPTRRATRVAPVAALAIE; encoded by the coding sequence ATGCTCGTGGTCGCGGCCGAGTCCTGGCTTCAGATGATCCGGGACGCTGCGGTCAAGAACCCGGGTTTGTACGACGGGGTTGAGAGCGTGCTCACCGTCACGATGCTGGTGTTCAGCGCGCTCATCGGGTTCTCTGCGATCATCGCCGCGGTCGGCGTCGTAAACAGCCTGTCGCTCAGCGTCCTGCACCGGCGGCGCGAGCTCGGTCTGCTCCGGGCCCTCGGACTGAGCGCGCGTCAGGTGCGCTGGATGATCCTCGCGGAGAGCGTGCAACTCACTGTCGCGGCCGTTCTGACCGGGTTTCTGCTGGGGACCCTCTACGGCTGGATCGGCGCGCAGTCGCTGCTCGGGACGATCCTCGGGGGAGGCCTGTTCCTGCCGTCCCTCCCGTGGCCCTTCCTCTCGCTCATGGTGTTCGCGACGGCGCTGCTGGCGGTCGGGGCATCCATCGCCCCCACCCGCCGCGCCACCCGCGTCGCTCCGGTCGCGGCGCTCGCGATCGAGTAG
- a CDS encoding ABC transporter permease gives MIRAFRANARDHRASVLVAALSSAFGVALLACITVLSAYIAHSRFGGGASAQIALSIVAAIFFAIAVYVGAIVTTNTFATIIAGRTRTIALLRLIGSSARAQRRSVAGEGLSVGTVGALTGGVAATVLALLGVRLCTLTGVLPEGSYPVLTPSLLAPMAVVALTTWLASWVGSRRVLTVNPVQALGAAQERPPAAVRNRGRLAIALLLIAVGAALLGLGLLLGLGVFAGSGGGVLAEFGPYGVLVALPGGLLSFTGVILAAPFFLPAVLRGVGMLLGRGAAGRLAAANAVRNPERSSRTAIGLVIGVTLVTS, from the coding sequence GTGATCCGCGCCTTCCGCGCCAACGCCCGTGACCACCGCGCCAGCGTCCTCGTCGCCGCCCTCAGCAGCGCATTCGGTGTGGCGCTGCTCGCATGCATCACTGTGCTGAGCGCCTACATCGCGCATTCCCGATTCGGCGGCGGGGCTTCCGCGCAGATCGCTCTGTCCATCGTGGCGGCGATCTTCTTCGCGATCGCCGTGTATGTCGGCGCGATCGTGACCACCAATACCTTCGCGACGATCATTGCCGGACGCACGCGCACGATCGCCCTGCTGCGCCTCATCGGCTCCAGCGCCCGGGCTCAGCGCCGCTCCGTCGCCGGCGAGGGCCTGAGCGTCGGAACGGTCGGCGCGCTGACCGGAGGAGTGGCGGCGACCGTGCTGGCTCTCCTCGGCGTCCGGCTTTGCACGCTCACGGGAGTCCTGCCGGAGGGGTCCTATCCGGTGCTGACGCCATCACTGCTCGCACCGATGGCGGTGGTGGCGCTGACCACCTGGCTCGCTTCCTGGGTCGGCAGCCGGCGCGTGCTGACCGTCAATCCGGTCCAGGCTCTCGGGGCGGCCCAGGAGCGCCCGCCCGCCGCTGTCCGGAACCGGGGACGCCTGGCCATCGCGCTCCTCCTCATCGCGGTCGGGGCAGCACTGCTCGGCTTGGGGCTGCTCCTCGGGCTGGGCGTCTTCGCGGGCTCCGGTGGCGGGGTTCTGGCGGAATTCGGCCCGTACGGCGTACTGGTCGCGCTGCCCGGCGGCCTCCTCTCGTTCACCGGCGTCATCCTGGCCGCGCCGTTCTTCCTGCCCGCTGTTCTCCGCGGAGTCGGGATGCTGCTCGGCCGCGGCGCTGCCGGACGCCTCGCCGCGGCGAACGCCGTGCGGAACCCGGAGCGCAGCTCACGCACCGCGATCGGGCTGGTCATCGGCGTCACACTCGTGACCTCGTGA
- a CDS encoding ABC transporter ATP-binding protein, with translation MARVESATKTYGAGAGRVNALDGVTLGIPAGRFTAVMGPSGSGKSTLMHVMAGLDSVTSGRVFLGETEITGLGDAELTVLRRRRVGFVFQSFNLVPTLDVRANILLPFEIDGRKPTTVQREWIDGLIETLGLAERLTHRPHELSGGQQQHVAIVRALATRPDLVFADEPTGNLDSRTGREVLGVLREAAQTYGQSIAMVTHDPVAASYADHLVFLADGRIVAERERSSAEDISAFMLGMEAFA, from the coding sequence GTGGCCCGTGTCGAGTCCGCTACCAAGACCTACGGCGCCGGCGCCGGCCGCGTGAACGCCCTCGACGGCGTGACGCTCGGCATCCCGGCCGGCCGGTTCACCGCCGTCATGGGACCGAGCGGTTCCGGCAAGTCCACGCTCATGCATGTCATGGCAGGGTTGGACAGCGTGACGAGCGGCCGGGTGTTCCTCGGCGAAACCGAGATCACCGGGCTCGGGGACGCCGAGCTGACGGTGCTGCGCCGCCGCCGGGTCGGCTTTGTCTTCCAGTCCTTCAACCTCGTGCCGACCCTGGATGTGCGGGCCAATATCCTGCTCCCGTTCGAGATCGACGGCCGCAAGCCGACGACCGTGCAGCGGGAGTGGATCGATGGGCTCATCGAGACGCTCGGACTCGCCGAGCGCCTCACCCACCGGCCGCACGAGCTCTCCGGCGGACAGCAGCAGCACGTCGCGATCGTGCGCGCCCTGGCGACCCGCCCCGACCTCGTCTTCGCCGACGAGCCGACCGGCAACCTCGACTCCCGCACCGGACGCGAGGTGCTCGGCGTGCTCCGGGAGGCGGCCCAGACCTATGGCCAGAGCATCGCGATGGTGACGCACGACCCCGTCGCCGCGAGCTACGCAGACCACCTCGTGTTCCTCGCCGACGGCCGCATCGTCGCGGAGCGCGAGCGGTCGAGCGCCGAGGACATCTCGGCCTTCATGCTCGGGATGGAGGCGTTCGCGTGA
- a CDS encoding sensor histidine kinase: MSLAVVIAQADGARYARRTAPEAVDEALTTIAATARSALADVRVLLAELRQSQPEGPQPTLASLDQTVEQIRAAGLAVAVERLGEFDGLGAAQQIAAYRIVQQALTNALRHGDTTQPATVVLAKTVRAGGEAGLDITVRNTMEPVPADPLITGSLPHIGHGLPGMRERASLAGGTLSAAEGVFVVSAFLPALGVPGARE, from the coding sequence ATGTCGCTCGCGGTCGTCATCGCGCAGGCCGACGGCGCGCGCTACGCCCGCCGCACCGCGCCCGAGGCGGTCGACGAGGCGCTGACGACCATCGCCGCGACGGCCCGTTCGGCCCTCGCCGATGTGCGTGTCCTGCTCGCCGAACTGCGACAGTCGCAGCCGGAGGGCCCCCAGCCGACGCTCGCGAGCCTCGATCAGACGGTCGAGCAGATCCGTGCCGCCGGTCTCGCCGTCGCCGTCGAACGCCTCGGCGAGTTCGACGGGCTCGGCGCCGCCCAGCAGATCGCCGCCTACCGCATCGTGCAGCAGGCGCTCACCAACGCCCTCCGGCACGGCGACACCACCCAGCCGGCCACCGTCGTGCTCGCCAAGACAGTGCGCGCCGGCGGCGAGGCCGGTCTCGACATCACCGTGAGGAACACCATGGAGCCCGTCCCCGCCGACCCTTTGATCACCGGCTCGCTCCCGCACATTGGGCACGGCTTGCCCGGGATGCGCGAGCGCGCCTCCCTCGCCGGCGGCACGCTTTCCGCCGCCGAGGGAGTGTTCGTGGTCTCCGCGTTCCTGCCTGCCCTCGGGGTGCCGGGAGCGCGGGAGTGA